TATCCCCTGGATATACCATCGCTAAGAACTTAGCTTTGAAAGAAGCAACGAAACCATTACAGCCTACCCAGTTGGTCAATACTTGTCCCAGGAAAGCCATCCCTAGCATTCCGTGCGCAACAGTGCCCTGTAAGCCGCGGGCCCGAGCTGCACTAGCATCCAAGTGGATAGGATTTGCATCCCCAGAGGCTTCGGCATAAGCACGTATTTGCGCGTCTGTTACTAGCTTTGTAAGCGGGCCTAGCCGGTCCCCTACATGAACGCTGTCGAATCTTACAGCCTTCAAGTTATCCCTAACCCACCTTGAGTATCAGAGTAGTTTTGGCGGTATATACAAGCTTTCCGCTTCGGTCCCTTCCAGCTGTTTCCAGAATAACTAACTGGGCTGGCTCCGGGGCTGTAAATTTCCTCAGGCCTTTAACAACAGTGGTACAAGTAATCTCGTCTCCCACTTTAATTGGCCGTACGTAAGTAAATTCCTGCTCGCCATGAAGGACCTGGCCTTGGTACGTTAAAGGTAGATCAAAAAAGACAGCAGGAAAAGTAGGTGGAGCAAAGCCGTTAGAAAAGTAAACTGGATTGGTGTCTCCTATGGCCGAAACAAATTTGCTTATTGCAGATGCCTCTACTTTAAATGTTCTGGGCCCAAATTCGGTCCCGGCGCGGAAACGATCAAGCACATTGAACTCTCCTGAATTAATAGCTTTTACTTAAATAATAGCATATTGGTGTTGGCTTGTGACCTGGTTAGAAGGTGAATAGCTCGAGGCCGCCTGAAACGTTTAGGGCTATGCCGGTAATGTATTTGGCTTTGTCGGAGGCAAGAAAGACAATAGCGTTGGCCACATCTTCAGGATCTCCGGGGCGGCGGAAAGCGGTTCGCCTAACCATTCGCTCGTTCATTTCTGGATTGCCGGATTTCCAGGCTTCAGTAGCGATTATTCCCGGGACGATGGCATTACAAGTAATACCGTGCCGAGCCCCTTCTA
The Clostridia bacterium genome window above contains:
- a CDS encoding MaoC family dehydratase N-terminal domain-containing protein — encoded protein: MKAVRFDSVHVGDRLGPLTKLVTDAQIRAYAEASGDANPIHLDASAARARGLQGTVAHGMLGMAFLGQVLTNWVGCNGFVASFKAKFLAMVYPGDIISCYGEVQGKDEGSRSADIDLWAENQQGTKVIRGRATVHFQALNRTRGDV
- a CDS encoding MaoC family dehydratase N-terminal domain-containing protein, coding for MLDRFRAGTEFGPRTFKVEASAISKFVSAIGDTNPVYFSNGFAPPTFPAVFFDLPLTYQGQVLHGEQEFTYVRPIKVGDEITCTTVVKGLRKFTAPEPAQLVILETAGRDRSGKLVYTAKTTLILKVG